In the genome of Dermacentor variabilis isolate Ectoservices chromosome 5, ASM5094787v1, whole genome shotgun sequence, one region contains:
- the LOC142581969 gene encoding uncharacterized protein LOC142581969, with protein MQVSQSYSLYAKKSSNYVLVLLPSPQCLFAIAMNCIHVSRSLLLLSGDIETNPGPDTNAILTELKKLSARQSQLINEIQGLKSGLVETNNSISELNRRMHAVESHCQHIEDLQRQVETFKTSAAVTTRAISDIEARIDDAENRARRNNLVFFGIPDPSASTSAAQAEEEIIRLCADQLNITVHPEAIERAHRLGRHSDNRNRPIIVKFLFYKTKEKILSNGRKLKGTNYSIREDYSRTVQNARKHLLAFARTKSAAFSLRYKTLFIGSAKYMYDETTKCVKEIQ; from the coding sequence ATGCAGGTTAGTCAGTCTTATAGTCTATACGCTAAGAAATCAAGCAACTATGTTTTGGTACTGCTGCCGAGCCCCCAGTGTCTGTTTGCCATTGCAATGAATTGTATTCATGTCTCGCGCTCTTTGCTGCTACTGTCGGGCGACATAGAAACTAACCCCGGCCCTGACACTAACGCTATACTAACTGAACTAAAGAAGCTATCCGCTAGGCAATCGCAGTTAATTAACGAGATTCAAGGTTTAAAAAGCGGACTAGTCGAGACTAACAATTCAATTTCTGAACTAAACAGAAGAATGCATGCCGTCGAGAGCCACTGTCAACACATCGAGGACCTGCAGCGACAGGTTGAAACATTTAAGACTTCTGCGGCCGTGACGACACGGGCAATCTCCGATATAGAagcgcgcatcgatgacgcagaAAACCGAGCCCGCCGCAACAACCTTGTCTTCTTTGGTATCCCCGACCCAAGTGCGTCTACATCCGCCGCTCAGGCAGAGGAAGAAATCATTCGGCTTTGCGCCGACCAATTAAACATAACCGTGCATCCTGAGGCGATTGAACGTGCGCATCGTCTCGGCCGCCATTCTGATAACCGAAACCGTCCTATAATCGTAAAGTTCCTTttttataaaacaaaagaaaaaattctgtCTAACGGCCGCAAGTTGAAAGGCACTAACTATAGCATTCGCGAAGACTACTCTCGTACTGTGCAGAATGCCCGGAAACATCTTTTGGCTTTTGCAAGGACCAAGTCAGCTGCATTTTCATTACGCTACAAAACTCTGTTCATAGGATCTGCTAAGTACATGTACGACGAAACTACAAAATGTGTAAAAGAAATCCAATAG